In a single window of the Tellurirhabdus bombi genome:
- a CDS encoding LysM peptidoglycan-binding domain-containing protein, with product MLKDWILIRNAVALVSTLLLSGSGLSSQAQGVPQVGERVEFAGVTIYISQTNRQFLQQEVEMLYINRPLVSTKVEQMVMYFPIIEPMLNQAGIPDDFKYLALEDSSLVTSADRSVGLWSITKANPLGLQVTPTVDERLHLLLATETATQRLKSLHQQTDNWIEALHLYNHPATQSTNSTAVPKADSPTAYALNEATDEQLIRLLAHKLVLERALPVYRPQRPLVLYPYADTKNKTLTQLADFFRVTPADVVLLNRWVKSDRVPADKEYTVFISTPLEQYIEVKRRAGIVEGNQTAWQDMGFPVLRKLTKTTGFREPVFYQINNKKGIQAQLYDNKITLAYKADIKVKNFQKYNDLKEEQVLYAGDIFYIEKKDKRGKVPYHVVRRGQTLWDVSQQYGIQMQALAKNNEIGPTERLLPGRVLWLQQKRPRSKPVEYYRLPAVQTPEPVIKEETTTLAQAPPKPDTTRTVSQKIDSTSVTSRATRILDSILVASSNATKTIKPASSTPPAAVTVTKKAVAPKKAPEQPLLIHTIERGETYLMIANRYGVTVQQLFDWNNLTWQDRLQAGKQLMIDLSKKTNLVGTFPTTRPAVNTPKKAVPNVKPAPSVKPATAPVTRPTPTPSARPAAAPAVKPVPVAPPVAPKAIKEPLIHIVQPGENLYRIGLRYKVSPALVAKWNSIQNNVIEVGQRIIIYQKQ from the coding sequence ATGCTTAAGGATTGGATTTTGATAAGAAACGCCGTTGCTCTGGTAAGTACATTATTACTGAGTGGAAGCGGCTTATCCAGTCAGGCCCAGGGCGTTCCGCAGGTAGGGGAGCGCGTGGAGTTTGCCGGCGTAACAATCTATATTTCGCAGACTAATCGGCAGTTTTTGCAGCAGGAAGTCGAGATGCTGTACATCAATCGTCCGCTGGTTTCTACCAAAGTAGAGCAGATGGTGATGTACTTCCCGATCATTGAACCCATGTTGAATCAGGCGGGTATACCTGACGATTTTAAGTATCTGGCGCTTGAAGATAGTTCGCTGGTCACGTCGGCGGACCGATCCGTTGGCTTATGGAGCATTACGAAAGCCAATCCGCTGGGCTTGCAGGTAACGCCAACTGTCGATGAGCGATTGCACCTTTTGCTAGCCACGGAAACCGCTACCCAGCGTTTAAAAAGCCTGCATCAGCAAACCGATAACTGGATCGAAGCACTGCACTTATACAATCATCCGGCCACCCAATCGACCAATTCAACCGCCGTACCTAAGGCCGATAGTCCAACCGCCTATGCCCTCAATGAAGCAACGGATGAGCAGCTTATTCGCTTGCTAGCGCATAAACTCGTTCTGGAACGGGCGTTGCCGGTATATCGGCCACAGCGCCCTTTGGTACTTTATCCCTACGCGGATACAAAGAATAAAACACTCACGCAACTCGCTGATTTTTTTCGCGTTACGCCCGCCGATGTCGTGCTACTGAATCGCTGGGTCAAATCGGACCGGGTGCCGGCGGATAAAGAGTATACTGTTTTTATTTCAACGCCGCTGGAGCAATACATCGAAGTCAAGCGCCGGGCTGGGATTGTAGAAGGAAACCAAACCGCCTGGCAGGACATGGGTTTTCCGGTACTACGTAAGCTTACTAAAACAACGGGGTTTCGCGAGCCGGTTTTTTACCAGATAAATAATAAGAAAGGCATTCAGGCTCAGCTATATGACAACAAGATCACGCTGGCTTATAAGGCAGATATCAAGGTAAAAAATTTCCAGAAGTATAATGATTTAAAAGAGGAACAGGTCCTTTACGCAGGCGATATTTTCTATATTGAGAAAAAAGATAAGCGCGGAAAAGTGCCCTACCATGTGGTCCGACGAGGGCAGACGTTGTGGGATGTTTCGCAGCAGTATGGTATTCAAATGCAAGCTCTGGCTAAAAACAACGAGATTGGGCCTACCGAGCGGTTGCTACCGGGGCGGGTGCTCTGGTTGCAGCAGAAACGACCGCGAAGCAAACCCGTTGAATATTATCGTTTGCCTGCCGTACAAACCCCGGAGCCCGTTATAAAAGAAGAAACAACCACGCTTGCTCAGGCTCCCCCCAAGCCAGACACCACAAGAACGGTATCCCAAAAAATAGACAGCACTTCGGTAACATCCAGAGCTACGCGCATCCTGGATTCTATTCTTGTTGCCAGCAGCAACGCGACCAAAACCATCAAGCCAGCCAGTAGTACACCGCCCGCTGCCGTAACCGTCACCAAGAAGGCCGTGGCTCCCAAAAAGGCTCCTGAACAACCTTTATTAATTCATACGATTGAGCGTGGTGAGACGTATTTGATGATTGCCAACCGGTACGGCGTTACTGTTCAGCAGCTTTTTGACTGGAATAACCTGACGTGGCAGGATCGTCTTCAGGCAGGTAAGCAGCTGATGATTGATCTATCGAAAAAAACAAATCTGGTGGGTACTTTTCCGACAACGCGTCCTGCCGTAAATACGCCCAAAAAGGCAGTTCCTAACGTAAAACCAGCACCCAGTGTCAAGCCAGCAACTGCACCAGTTACCAGGCCCACGCCAACACCCAGCGCCAGACCAGCAGCTGCGCCAGCCGTCAAACCCGTACCGGTAGCGCCGCCAGTAGCCCCAAAAGCGATCAAGGAGCCGCTAATTCACATTGTTCAGCCCGGGGAAAACCTGTACCGAATTGGGCTGCGGTATAAAGTGAGTCCGGCTTTGGTGGCCAAATGGAATTCCATTCAGAACAACGTCATTGAAGTGGGCCAGCGGATCATTATCTACCAGAAACAGTAA
- a CDS encoding acetyl-CoA C-acyltransferase, whose product MNAYIVAGYRTAVGKAPRGGLRFTRPDDMAAEVIKHLLAQVPQLDPVRVEDLIVGNAVPEAEQGMQIARYIALLSLPNSVPGMTINRYCGSGLEAIAIASAKIHAGLADCMIAGGTESMSMVPVMGWKTALNYEIAKAHPDYYIGMGLTAEQVAEQFNISRDAQDEFAYESHQKALAAQAAGKFDAEIVPISVKETYFDANAGKKKNREWSVSKDEGPRADTNAEALARLKPVFAAGGSVTAGNSSQTSDGAAFVIVMSERLVNELGLKPKARLMSYATAGVEPRIMGIGPVNAIPQALKIAGLKQDDIDVIELNEAFAAQSLAVIQELGLDRTKVNPNGGAIALGHALGSTGARLSVQLINEMERESQRYGLVTACVGGGQGVAGVFERL is encoded by the coding sequence ATGAACGCATACATTGTAGCCGGATACCGCACCGCCGTTGGGAAAGCACCGCGCGGTGGGCTGCGCTTCACTCGCCCCGACGACATGGCGGCTGAAGTCATTAAACACCTGCTGGCGCAGGTTCCCCAGTTGGACCCCGTCCGCGTTGAAGACCTTATTGTCGGAAACGCGGTGCCGGAAGCCGAACAAGGCATGCAGATTGCGCGCTATATTGCCCTTTTGTCCTTGCCAAACAGCGTACCAGGCATGACAATCAACCGGTATTGCGGTTCGGGTCTGGAAGCCATTGCCATTGCTTCAGCAAAAATTCACGCCGGACTGGCGGATTGCATGATAGCGGGCGGCACTGAATCCATGTCGATGGTACCGGTTATGGGCTGGAAGACGGCTCTGAATTATGAAATTGCCAAAGCGCACCCCGACTACTACATTGGCATGGGTTTAACGGCGGAGCAGGTAGCCGAGCAGTTCAACATTAGCCGGGACGCACAGGATGAGTTTGCCTACGAATCGCACCAAAAAGCCCTAGCAGCCCAGGCAGCGGGCAAATTTGATGCTGAAATCGTACCGATTTCGGTGAAAGAAACGTATTTCGACGCCAACGCCGGCAAGAAAAAGAACCGGGAATGGAGCGTTAGCAAAGACGAAGGCCCGCGTGCCGATACGAATGCCGAGGCCTTAGCCCGATTAAAACCCGTTTTTGCGGCGGGGGGGTCTGTCACCGCCGGAAATTCATCGCAAACCTCCGACGGAGCCGCCTTTGTCATTGTAATGTCCGAGCGACTGGTCAACGAACTGGGACTTAAGCCCAAAGCCCGCCTAATGTCGTACGCGACCGCTGGGGTAGAGCCGCGCATCATGGGTATCGGTCCCGTCAATGCCATTCCACAAGCGCTGAAAATTGCTGGTTTGAAGCAGGACGATATTGATGTCATTGAGCTAAACGAAGCCTTTGCGGCACAGTCGCTGGCTGTGATTCAGGAGCTTGGTCTTGATCGTACCAAAGTTAATCCCAACGGAGGGGCCATCGCGCTTGGTCACGCGCTTGGCTCAACGGGAGCCAGGCTATCGGTGCAACTCATCAACGAAATGGAGCGGGAAAGCCAACGTTACGGACTCGTTACCGCCTGCGTGGGTGGTGGCCAGGGCGTTGCTGGGGTGTTTGAACGCTTATAA